GAGGAGTCCTGCGGGGCCCACTTCCGCGAGGAGCATCAGACCGAGGAAGGCGAGGCCCGGCGCAACGACGACGATTACATGTACGTGGCGGCCTGGGAATGGAAGGGCGAGGAGCAGGGTTGGGAACTGCACAAGGAAGAACTGAAATACGAGAACGTCACCCCTTCTCAGCGCAGCTACAAGTAGCGTCGGGCGCTGCGGCGGACAGGAAGAAGACATGGCCAAGAATCTCAATCTGACGCTCCGGATCTGGCGCCAGGACGGTCCTCAGGCGTCTGGCAGGTTGGTGGACTACCAGGTGGAGGACATTTCCGACGAGATGTCCTTTCTGGAAATGCTCGACGTGCTCAACGAACGGCTGATCAAGAAGGGGGAGATCCCGGTGGAGTTCGACAGCGACTGCCGCGAGGGCATTTGCGGCACCTGCGGACTCACCATCGACGGCGTCGCTCACGGGCCCGTGGCCGGGGTCAGTTGTTGTCAGCTTCACATGCGCCATTACCAGGACGGGGACACCATTACCATCGAGCCTTTCCGGGCGGCGGCCTTCCCGGTGATTCGCGATTTGGTGGTGGACCGAAGCGCTTTCGACAGGATTGTGCAGGCGGGCGGATACGTCGGCATCAACACCGGCAATGCGCCCGACGCCAACGCCCTGCCCATCGCCAAGGACATGGCTGATCTGGCCATGGACTCCGCCACCTGCATCGGCTGCGGCGCCTGCGTGGCCTCCTGTCCCAACGGGTCGGCGGCTTTGTTCACCGGGGCCAAGATCTCTCAGTACACTTTCCTTCCGCAGGGTCAGCCCGAGCGCCGACGCCGGGCTTTGCGCATGGTGGCCGCCATGGACGAAGCCGGATTCGGCAACTGCTCCAATCACGCCGAATGCGAGGCGGTCTGTCCCAAGGGCATCTCCATCGGCAACATCGCCCGCATGCGCCGCGAGTACATGCGCGCCGCCCTCACCCGCCGCGACGACTGAGGCCACCACCCACGTTAAAGATCGCGGCGGCGGAGGAGGAAGGAAGCCGTCCA
The DNA window shown above is from Acidobacteriota bacterium and carries:
- a CDS encoding succinate dehydrogenase/fumarate reductase iron-sulfur subunit; this translates as MAKNLNLTLRIWRQDGPQASGRLVDYQVEDISDEMSFLEMLDVLNERLIKKGEIPVEFDSDCREGICGTCGLTIDGVAHGPVAGVSCCQLHMRHYQDGDTITIEPFRAAAFPVIRDLVVDRSAFDRIVQAGGYVGINTGNAPDANALPIAKDMADLAMDSATCIGCGACVASCPNGSAALFTGAKISQYTFLPQGQPERRRRALRMVAAMDEAGFGNCSNHAECEAVCPKGISIGNIARMRREYMRAALTRRDD